Proteins encoded within one genomic window of Lycium ferocissimum isolate CSIRO_LF1 unplaced genomic scaffold, AGI_CSIRO_Lferr_CH_V1 ctg11, whole genome shotgun sequence:
- the LOC132041656 gene encoding BTB/POZ domain and ankyrin repeat-containing protein NPR1-like — MASSAEPSSSISFTSTSNTSNGSNGIGQNTCAYGGGSETGTSYEIISLSKLSNNLEQLLLDSKSDFSDAEIVVEGVSLGVHRCILAARSTFFKDLFKKNKGSCGKEGKSSYSMIDILPYGKVGYEAFLTFLSYMYSGKLKHFPPEVSTCVDTSCAHDSCRPAINFHVELMYASFVFQVPELVSLFLRRLINFVGKALVEDVIPILGVAFHCQLTELLTHCVDRVARSDLESTCIEKEVPFEVANSIKLLRVKCQVDESKVLLMDPLHEKRKNRIYKALDSDDVELVKLLLHESDISLDEAYALHYAVAYCDPKVVTEVLGLGVANVNLRNTRGYTVLHIAAMRKEPSIIVSLLTKGAHASEITLDGQSSVTICRRLTRPKEYHAKTEQGQEAIKDRVCIDVLEREMRRNPMARDASFSSPMLADDLPMKLLYLENRVAFARLLFPLEAKLAMEIANAETTAEFAGHLASKGSSGNLREVDLNETPIMQKERLSRTVELGKRYFPHCSQVLDKFMEDDLPDLFFLEKGTPEEQKIKRKRFKELKDDVQRAFTKDKAERHCSGLSPSSSSTTFKDNASVKLWKL, encoded by the exons ATGGCAAGTTCTGCTGAACCATCATCATCTATAAGCTTTACTTCAACTTCCAACACATCGAATGGGTCCAATGGGATTGGCCAAAACACATGTGCCTATGGTGGTGGCTCTGAGACAGGGACTAGTTATGAAATCATCAGCTTGAGTAAACTCAGTAACAATTTAGAGCAACTCTTGCTAGATTCCAAGTCTGATTTTAGTGATGCTGAGATTGTTGTTGAGGGCGTTTCACTTGGTGTTCATCGGTGTATATTAGCTGCCAGGAGTACATTTTTCAAGgatctttttaagaaaaataagggaaGTTGTGGAAAGGAAGGTAAATCAAGTTATTCTATGATCGATATTTTGCCTTATGGTAAGGTTGGATATGAGGCTTTTCTCACtttcttaagttatatgtaCTCGGGGAAATTGAAGCATTTTCCTCCTGAGGTATCAACATGCGTGGACACTTCATGTGCCCATGACTCTTGCAGACCAGCAATCAATTTTCATGTCGAGTTGATGTATGCATCTTTCGTGTTTCAGGTTCCAGAGCTAGTGTCACTTTTTCTG CGACGCCTTATCAATTTTGTGGGCAAGGCTCTTGTGGAAGATGTTATCCCAATACTTGGAGTTGCTTTCCATTGCCAGTTGACTGAGCTTCTCACTCATTGCGTTGATAGAGTAGCGCGATCAGATCTTGAAAGCACATGTATTGAGAAAGAGGTTCCTTTTGAAGTTGCAAATAGTATTAAGCTATTGCGGGTGAAATGTCAGGTTGATGAAAGTAAGGTTCTACTCATGGATCCCTTGcatgaaaagagaaaaaataggaTATACAAGGCTTTGGATTCGGATGATGTTGAACTTGTCAAGCTTCTACTACATGAGTCTGACATAAGTTTAGATGAAGCCTACGCTCTTCATTATGCCGTTGCATATTGTGACCCCAAGGTTGTTACTGAGGTTCTTGGATTGGGTGTTGCTAACGTCAACCTTCGGAATACACGTGGTTACACTGTGCTTCACATTGCTGCCATGCGTAAGGAACCATCAATTATTGTATCACTTTTGACTAAAGGAGCTCATGCATCAGAGATTACATTGGATGGGCAGAGTTCTGTTACTATCTGTAGGAGGCTGACTAGGCCTAAGGAATACCATGCAAAAACAGAACAAGGCCAGGAAGCAATCAAAGATCGGGTATGTATCGATGTTTTGGAGAGAGAGATGCGTCGCAACCCAATGGCTCGAGATGCATCATTTTCTTCCCCAATGTTGGCCGATGATCTGCCAATGAAACTGCTCTACCTGGAAAACAGAG TGGCATTTGCACGATTATTGTTCCCTCTTGAAGCCAAACTAGCCATGGAAATTGCAAATGCTGAGACGACAGCTGAATTCGCGGGCCATTTGGCATCTAAAGGTTCATCTGGAAACTTGAGGGAGGTTGATCTGAATGAGACACCCATAATGCAGAAAGAAAGGCTCTCAAGGACAG TTGAGCTGGGCAAACGCTATTTTCCTCATTGCTCCCAAGTTCTGGATAAGTTTATGGAGGATGACTTACCGGACTTATTCTTCCTTGAGAAAGGCACTCCAGAGGAGCAAAAGATCAAGAGGAAGCGATTTAAGGAGCTCAAAGATGATGTTCAAAGGGCCTTTACCAAAGACAAGGCTGAACGTCATTGCTCTGGCTTGTCTCCCTCATCATCTTCCACTACTTTTAAAGACAATGCAAGTGTCAAACTTTGGAAACTATGA
- the LOC132041655 gene encoding transcription termination factor MTEF18, mitochondrial encodes MLIHKIRKSVSWNMISQFNHLFISPIYEKGSTFHSPQNFSSLNIRCFRSSHNPNVSVPESTTQTPISPAVNKISRVARTDAQSALFDYLHCTRGFNYMDAEHISKNSPHFLQSLLSKVDNDQDVARALTRFFRYHPINEFEPFLESLGLKQSELTSMLPRNLIFMSDDHVLLDNYHALCDYGIPRTKIGKIYREATEVFGYEYGILGMKLRAYEKLGLSRSTVIKLVTCSPTLLLGEMNSELFQVLEKLKILGFENDWIGGYLSNRHSYDWGRMLNTLRFLNDVGYSDEKMATLFKMNPAFLFEGSGKRIYVLVGQLLKLGFKMNDVYSLFCQNPNILSLKCAKNLWKALYFLLEIGLETEIIANIVSTHIQLLASHSLKGPMTVLRVFKGDKCRLCQTIKDDPLNLFRLASKSKFNVDQMTSQSPGKLFEKTSFLLRLGYLENSDEIAKALKQFRGRGDQLQERFDCLVNAGLDCNVVINMIKQAPTTLNQSKSVIEKKIDLLKTYLGYPVESIVSFPSYLCYHVDRVHLRFSMYAWLKQKGAAKPTLSVSTLLACSDARFVKYFVDVHPEGPAMWESLKSSLQSS; translated from the coding sequence ATGCTAATTCATAAAATCCGCAAAAGTGTATCTTGGAATATGATATCTCAGTTCAATCACCTATTTATATCTCCTATTTATGAAAAGGGTTCTACTTTTCATAGTCCACAGAATTTTTCATCATTGAATATTCGATGCTTTCGTAGTTCACATAATCCGAATGTATCGGTCCCTGAATCGACAACTCAGACACCTATTTCCCCTGCTGTGAATAAAATATCGCGAGTCGCTAGAACTGATGCACAATCAGCTCTTTTTGATTACTTGCATTGTACTAGAGGTTTTAATTATATGGATGCTGAGCACATTAGCAAGAACTCACCTCATTTCCTTCAAAGCTTGCTATCCAAGGTTGATAATGATCAAGATGTAGCAAGGGCATTGACCCGTTTTTTCAGATACCATCCGATTAATGAGTTCGAACCGTTTTTAGAGAGCTTGGGGTTGAAGCAATCTGAGCTTACATCCATGCTTCCAAGAAATTTGATATTTATGAGTGATGACCATGTCTTGCTTGATAATTATCATGCTCTTTGTGATTACGGCATCCCTCGCACTAAAATTGGGAAGATTTATAGGGAAGCGACTGAGGTATTTGGATATGAGTATGGAATATTGGGTATGAAATTGAGGGCTTATGAGAAATTGGGTTTGAGCAGGTCAACAGTTATAAAGTTGGTGACGTGTTCCCCTACTCTTTTGCTTGGTGAGATGAACAGTGAACTTTTTCAGGTTCTTGAAAAATTGAAGATTTTGGGGTTTGAAAATGATTGGATTGGAGGATATTTATCCAACAGGCACTCCTACGATTGGGGTAGAATGCTTAACACGTTGCGTTTTCTCAATGACGTAGGATATAGTGATGAAAAGATGGCGACTTTGTTTAAAATGAATCCTGCATTCTTATTTGAAGGCTCTGGGAAACGGATTTATGTATTGGTTGGGCAATTACTGAAGTTGGGTTTTAAAATGAATGACGTATACTCACTATTCTGTCAAAATCCTAATATTCTATCCCTGAAGTGTGCTAAAAATCTCTGGAAGGCATTGTACTTCTTATTGGAGATAGGATTAGAGACTGAAATAATTGCCAATATTGTTTCTACACATATACAACTTCTGGCTTCACATTCTCTGAAGGGACCAATGACTGTTTTGAGGGTCTTCAAGGGTGACAAGTGTCGTTTATGTCAGACTATAAAGGATGATCCTTTGAATTTGTTCAGATTAGcttcaaaatcaaaatttaatgtGGACCAGATGACTTCCCAGAGCCCAGGAAAATTATTTGAGAAAACTAGTTTCTTATTGAGATTAGGTTACTTAGAAAATTCGGATGAGATCGCAAAAGCTTTGAAGCAGTTCCGCGGACGAGGAGACCAGTTACAAGAGAGGTTTGATTGCCTGGTAAACGCAGGTTTGGACTGCAATGTTGTAATTAACATGATTAAACAGGCTCCCACGACGCTGAACCAGAGCAAAAGCGTGATTGAGAAGAAAATTGATCTACTGAAAACATATTTAGGTTATCCAGTGGAATCGATTGTGTCATTTCCATCTTACCTCTGCTATCATGTGGACAGAGTCCATCTTCGTTTTTCAATGTATGCATGGCTGAAGCAAAAGGGTGCTGCAAAACCAACATTGTCAGTGAGCACTCTTCTTGCTTGTTCTGATGCTCGCTTtgtaaaatattttgttgatgtacaTCCAGAAGGTCCAGCAATGTGGGAAAGTTTAAAAAGTTCACTTCAATCCAGCTGA